A genome region from Chelonia mydas isolate rCheMyd1 chromosome 24, rCheMyd1.pri.v2, whole genome shotgun sequence includes the following:
- the ENSA gene encoding alpha-endosulfine isoform X2 translates to MSEKLGTDSRCEQTGDEKQDTQEKEAVIPEKAEEAKLKAKYPNLGQKPGGSDFLMKRLQKGQKYFDSGDYNMAKAKMKNKQLPSTGPDNNLVTGDHIPTPQDLPPRKSSLVTSKLAGWRTEAQKD, encoded by the exons atgTCGGAGAAGCTCGGTACCGACAGCCGGTGCGAACAGACGGGCGACGAGAAACAG GATACACAGGAGAAGGAAGCAGTCATCCCTGAGAAAGCAGAAGAAGCAAAACTAAAAGCCAAATATCCTAATTTAGGACAGAAGCCAGGAGGGTCAGACTTCCTAATGAAAAGACTGCAGAAAGGG CAAAAGTATTTTGACTCGGGTGACTACAATATGGCCAAGGCAAAGATGAAGAACAAGCAGTTGCCAAGCACTGGGCCTGACAATAACCTGGTGACAGGAGACCATATCCCGACACCACAAGATCTTCCACCAAGAAAGTCATCACTTGTAACCAGCAAGCTGGCAGG atggagaactgaggcacagaaagactaa
- the MCL1 gene encoding induced myeloid leukemia cell differentiation protein Mcl-1 produces MLALKRNAVIGLNLYCGGGPALAPSPPDSPSGAGGPPAPGARDPGPPAEAGRPAPLIGGAAWGPNGRSEGPRALIGEGPRARSGSPTTPPPALVAVGPRPASLWRPEEELDGCDPDAERMGPPPSPSAAAAGSLPGTPPAEDDDDLDGLYRDSLELISRYLREAAELGGPGGKKLHKRLPSGPRGAGPAAMEKALETLRRVGDGVMEKHQIAFQGMLRKLDIKSEEDLKSVTAVATHVFNDGVTNWGRIVTLISFGAFVAKHLKSINQENCINTLAGIITDVLVTGKRDWLVNQRGWEGFVEFFRVEDLEGSIRNVLVAFAGFAGLGASLAYMMR; encoded by the exons ATGTTGGCGTTAAAGCGGAACGCGGTGATCGGCCTCAACCTGTACTGCGGGGGCGGCCCGGCGCTGGCCCCCTCCCCGCCGGACTCCCCGAGCGGCGCGGGGGGCCCTCCCGCCCCAGGCGCGCGGGACCCCGGCCCTCCGGCGGAGGCCGGCCGGCCGGCGCCGCTGATTGGCGGAGCCGCTTGGGGTCCCAACGGCCGCTCTGAGGGGCCCCGCGCGCTGATTGGCGAGGGGCCCCGCGCGCGGAGCggctcccccaccacccccccgcCGGCTCTGGTGGCCGTGGGGCCCCGGCCGGCCTCGCTCTGGCGGCCGGAAGAGGAACTGGACGGCTGCGACCCCGACGCCGAGAGGATGGGCCCGCCGCCGTCGCcgtccgccgccgccgccggctccTTGCCCGGCACCCCGCCCGCGGAGGACGACGACGACCTGGACGGGCTGTACCGGGACTCGCTGGAGCTCATCAGCCGCTACCTGCGGGAGGCCGCGGAGCTCGGCGGGCCCGGCGGCAAGAAGCTCCACAAGCGGCTGCCGAGCGGGCCGCGGGGCGCGGGCCCCGCCGCCATGGAGAAGGCGCTGGAGACGCTGCGGAGGGTCGGCGACGGCGTCATGGAGAAGCACCAGATCGCCTTCCAAg GGATGCTTCGGAAGCTAGACATCAAGAGTGAGGAGGATCTGAAGTCAGTGACTGCCGTTGCAACCCATGTTTTCAATGATGGGGTAACAAACTGGGGTAGAATTGTGACACTCATCTCTTTTGGTGCCTTTGTTGCAAAACACCTGAAGAGCATAAACCAGGAGAATTGCATCAACACACTAGCAGGGATCATCACAGATGTGCTTGTCACAGGCAAACGAGATTGGCTAGTTAACCAAAGAGGCTGG GAGGGATTTGTTGAATTCTTCCGTGTAGAGGATCTAGAAGGTAGCATCAGGAATGTTCTGGTGGCTTTTGCaggctttgctggactgggagcAAGCTTGGCCTACATGATGCGATGA
- the ENSA gene encoding alpha-endosulfine isoform X1: MSEKLGTDSRCEQTGDEKQDTQEKEAVIPEKAEEAKLKAKYPNLGQKPGGSDFLMKRLQKGQKYFDSGDYNMAKAKMKNKQLPSTGPDNNLVTGDHIPTPQDLPPRKSSLVTSKLAGPENHVDSMDAACGMQDHN; this comes from the exons atgTCGGAGAAGCTCGGTACCGACAGCCGGTGCGAACAGACGGGCGACGAGAAACAG GATACACAGGAGAAGGAAGCAGTCATCCCTGAGAAAGCAGAAGAAGCAAAACTAAAAGCCAAATATCCTAATTTAGGACAGAAGCCAGGAGGGTCAGACTTCCTAATGAAAAGACTGCAGAAAGGG CAAAAGTATTTTGACTCGGGTGACTACAATATGGCCAAGGCAAAGATGAAGAACAAGCAGTTGCCAAGCACTGGGCCTGACAATAACCTGGTGACAGGAGACCATATCCCGACACCACAAGATCTTCCACCAAGAAAGTCATCACTTGTAACCAGCAAGCTGGCAGG GCCTGAAAACCATGTTGATTCAATGGATGCAGCCTGTGGAATGCAAGATCACAACTGA
- the ENSA gene encoding alpha-endosulfine isoform X3 has product MSEKLGTDSRCEQTGDEKQDTQEKEAVIPEKAEEAKLKAKYPNLGQKPGGSDFLMKRLQKGQKYFDSGDYNMAKAKMKNKQLPSTGPDNNLVTGDHIPTPQDLPPRKSSLVTSKLAG; this is encoded by the exons atgTCGGAGAAGCTCGGTACCGACAGCCGGTGCGAACAGACGGGCGACGAGAAACAG GATACACAGGAGAAGGAAGCAGTCATCCCTGAGAAAGCAGAAGAAGCAAAACTAAAAGCCAAATATCCTAATTTAGGACAGAAGCCAGGAGGGTCAGACTTCCTAATGAAAAGACTGCAGAAAGGG CAAAAGTATTTTGACTCGGGTGACTACAATATGGCCAAGGCAAAGATGAAGAACAAGCAGTTGCCAAGCACTGGGCCTGACAATAACCTGGTGACAGGAGACCATATCCCGACACCACAAGATCTTCCACCAAGAAAGTCATCACTTGTAACCAGCAAGCTGGCAGG CTGA